In candidate division KSB1 bacterium, one DNA window encodes the following:
- a CDS encoding glutathione peroxidase, translating to MVSIDGDTVDLAQYKGKVVMIVNVASKCGNTPQYADLQKLYEKYRDAGFVVLGFPANNFLGQEPGTNQEIKEFCTVNYGVTFPMFAKISVKGKDIHPLYRYLTDKTKHPFGGDIDWNFAKFLVGRDGHLKARFSARTRPTDESVVTAIERELGQ from the coding sequence ATGGTCAGCATCGACGGCGATACCGTCGATCTGGCGCAATATAAAGGCAAGGTGGTTATGATCGTGAACGTGGCGAGCAAATGCGGCAACACGCCTCAATACGCCGATCTGCAGAAATTATACGAAAAATATCGCGATGCCGGATTTGTCGTCCTCGGATTCCCGGCGAACAATTTTTTGGGACAAGAACCCGGAACGAACCAGGAAATCAAAGAGTTCTGTACGGTAAATTACGGTGTCACTTTCCCCATGTTCGCCAAGATTTCCGTCAAAGGTAAGGATATCCATCCGCTTTACCGATATTTGACCGACAAGACAAAGCATCCTTTCGGCGGCGACATCGATTGGAATTTCGCCAAATTTCTCGTCGGCCGCGACGGGCACCTAAAGGCGCGATTCTCGGCGCGCACCAGGCCGACGGACGAGTCGGTCGTGACGGCAATCGAAAGGGAGCTTGGGCAGTAA
- the pheA gene encoding prephenate dehydratase, translating into MSHSIGPVAFQGARYAFSEIAARKFFAQEMDLLPCRSFDEAFEAVESEKAEFAVVPIENSLTGSIHRVYDLLLQHDLLIVGETSLRIEQHLIAHPGAKLEDIRIIYSHPQALEQCREFLASLPNVEAVAAYDTAGSVKMIRDQGLRHAAAIGSRWAAEDYGMVILCEEVEDIPENFTRFIVLAREEHDFGPADKTSIVFSMKNIPGALFKSLSVFALRDIDLLKIESRPMRGRPWDYIFYLDFAGSLHEELCRNALRHLEEITDMLKVLGSYPSAVGRSSKEEKTIEV; encoded by the coding sequence ATGAGTCACTCTATCGGACCGGTTGCCTTTCAGGGCGCCCGCTATGCATTCAGCGAAATTGCTGCACGCAAATTTTTTGCTCAGGAGATGGACCTCCTGCCCTGCCGCTCTTTCGACGAGGCGTTCGAGGCCGTCGAAAGCGAAAAGGCGGAATTTGCGGTTGTGCCGATAGAAAATTCTCTAACCGGCAGTATTCATCGTGTCTATGATCTGCTGCTGCAACACGATCTCCTTATCGTCGGCGAGACATCGCTGCGCATTGAACAGCACCTCATTGCCCATCCCGGCGCCAAGCTTGAGGACATCCGCATCATCTATTCACATCCTCAGGCATTAGAACAATGTCGCGAATTCCTTGCCTCACTGCCGAACGTGGAGGCAGTGGCCGCCTACGATACGGCCGGAAGCGTCAAAATGATCCGCGACCAGGGTTTGCGCCATGCGGCGGCCATCGGCAGTCGTTGGGCAGCTGAAGACTATGGGATGGTTATCCTTTGCGAGGAAGTTGAGGACATCCCCGAAAATTTTACCCGCTTTATCGTGCTGGCGCGCGAGGAGCACGATTTCGGCCCAGCCGACAAAACCTCGATCGTCTTTTCGATGAAAAACATCCCCGGCGCGCTCTTTAAAAGTCTCAGTGTTTTTGCTCTGCGCGATATTGATCTGTTGAAAATCGAGTCGCGCCCCATGCGCGGCAGACCATGGGATTACATTTTCTATCTCGACTTTGCCGGTTCCCTCCATGAGGAATTGTGCCGCAACGCCCTGCGCCATCTGGAAGAAATCACCGATATGCTCAAAGTTCTTGGGTCCTATCCCTCAGCCGTAGGCCGCAGCAGTAAGGAAGAAAAAACCATCGAAGTATAG
- a CDS encoding ABC transporter permease, whose product IIVGTTEDYMETSNVLPESGRFLSETDVRHRRSVCVLGQDVLKVLFPTGDPIGKRISIGGRKFTVIGVAEKKGNMFGDSMDNMVMVPIGVFQAVFGARWRSVDIEVKVETPEEIDNAEIELIGIMRRIRGLQGSQENNFAVNKQSMLMDTYKKLTGTLWAVAIGVGSISLFVGGIGIMNILLVSVTERTREIGIRKAIGARRVDIMLQFLIESMMICALGVAIGTLLAVAFAKIVAAATPLPAAITAWVAVLGLTFVVAIGLFFGIYPARKAAMLIPIEALRYE is encoded by the coding sequence TCATCATCGTCGGCACTACTGAAGACTATATGGAGACTTCGAACGTTTTGCCCGAGTCCGGTCGCTTTCTCTCGGAAACGGATGTGCGGCACCGCCGTTCCGTCTGTGTTTTGGGACAGGACGTACTGAAAGTTCTCTTTCCCACCGGTGATCCGATCGGCAAACGCATCAGCATCGGAGGCCGCAAGTTTACGGTCATCGGCGTGGCTGAAAAGAAAGGCAACATGTTCGGCGACAGCATGGACAACATGGTCATGGTGCCGATCGGCGTCTTTCAGGCCGTATTCGGTGCGCGCTGGCGCTCCGTCGATATTGAAGTAAAAGTAGAAACGCCCGAGGAAATCGACAATGCCGAGATCGAACTGATCGGCATTATGCGGCGTATTCGCGGTCTGCAGGGCAGTCAGGAAAACAATTTTGCCGTCAACAAACAGAGCATGCTGATGGATACTTATAAAAAACTGACCGGCACCTTGTGGGCCGTGGCGATCGGCGTCGGTTCGATCTCTCTGTTTGTCGGCGGCATCGGAATTATGAACATTCTCCTGGTTTCGGTGACCGAACGGACGCGCGAGATCGGCATCCGCAAGGCGATCGGCGCGCGTCGAGTCGATATTATGCTCCAGTTTCTCATCGAATCGATGATGATTTGTGCGTTGGGAGTAGCGATCGGAACGTTGTTGGCTGTGGCGTTTGCCAAAATTGTCGCGGCCGCCACGCCTTTGCCGGCGGCGATCACCGCGTGGGTGGCTGTTCTCGGCCTGACCTTTGTCGTCGCCATCGGCCTGTTTTTCGGCATCTATCCGGCGCGCAAAGCGGCCATGCTTATTCCTATTGAAGCGTTACGATACGAATAA
- a CDS encoding GlsB/YeaQ/YmgE family stress response membrane protein, translating to MGFFSWILMGLIVGALAKVIMPGKDPGGIIITILLGIGGAFVGGFIASLLGIGSVTGFNLGSILIATGGAVLILWLHRRLKK from the coding sequence ATGGGCTTTTTTTCATGGATTTTGATGGGTTTGATCGTCGGGGCGCTGGCAAAAGTGATCATGCCCGGTAAAGATCCCGGCGGCATCATCATCACGATTCTTCTCGGCATCGGCGGGGCGTTCGTAGGCGGTTTTATCGCTTCTCTGTTGGGCATCGGCAGTGTGACCGGATTTAACCTGGGCAGCATTCTGATCGCCACGGGCGGCGCCGTTCTGATCCTGTGGCTGCACCGGAGATTAAAAAAGTAA
- a CDS encoding pentapeptide repeat-containing protein — translation MAILTREQILEKAARGESLAGFDLSNADLSYAVLKGVNLAGADLREAHLQNANLEGADLRQAKLDHAFLFGSNLRNARLDGAEGVDVNLQDSNLEGVSARGVRLPHVALLGSTLERADFTGADLRDARLKRAHLRYAKFDEADLRGAHLVRSDLSEASFRRADLSNAVLTNAILDGTDFTEAKGLS, via the coding sequence ATGGCAATACTGACTCGTGAGCAGATTCTTGAAAAAGCCGCGCGCGGTGAGTCCCTGGCGGGATTTGATCTTTCCAACGCAGATCTTTCTTATGCGGTACTAAAGGGGGTGAATTTGGCTGGCGCCGATCTCCGTGAGGCCCATCTGCAGAACGCCAATTTGGAAGGTGCCGACCTGCGGCAGGCAAAGCTCGACCATGCTTTTCTGTTTGGCTCCAATCTTCGTAATGCGCGACTCGACGGCGCCGAAGGAGTGGACGTCAATCTTCAGGACAGCAACCTAGAAGGGGTCAGCGCCCGCGGCGTACGACTTCCGCATGTTGCTCTGCTGGGTTCGACTCTGGAAAGGGCTGATTTTACCGGCGCTGATCTGCGCGACGCCCGTTTAAAGCGCGCTCATCTGCGCTATGCCAAGTTCGATGAGGCGGATTTGCGAGGTGCGCATTTGGTGCGCAGCGATCTCAGCGAAGCCTCGTTTCGGCGCGCCGACCTCAGCAATGCAGTGCTGACCAACGCCATCCTGGACGGAACCGATTTCACCGAGGCAAAAGGCTTGAGCTGA
- a CDS encoding STAS domain-containing protein, with protein sequence MSIASEYRNNVLIVYPKGEWMGGPEAEEFRKIIDEALQRGVVNTVVDMKEVTWMNSSGQGVLVGALAKLRSSGGELKLANLSERVRRPLRLTRLDSVFEEYDGVEEALKTFPQD encoded by the coding sequence ATGAGCATCGCATCCGAATATCGAAACAACGTCCTGATCGTTTATCCCAAAGGTGAATGGATGGGCGGCCCGGAAGCCGAAGAGTTTCGCAAGATTATCGATGAGGCCTTGCAAAGAGGAGTCGTGAATACGGTCGTTGATATGAAGGAGGTAACCTGGATGAATAGTTCCGGGCAGGGTGTTTTGGTCGGCGCATTGGCAAAGCTGCGCAGCAGCGGCGGGGAGCTCAAGCTCGCCAATCTCTCTGAACGTGTACGAAGGCCGCTGCGTTTGACGCGTCTTGATTCCGTTTTCGAAGAGTATGACGGGGTTGAAGAAGCTTTGAAAACTTTTCCGCAGGATTGA
- a CDS encoding polyprenyl synthetase family protein, giving the protein MDSVLHEFSSAFRKKVADRIAVLSGEVQPVGLYEPVRWALSAHGKMLRPVLLLTVCEAVGGRADDALDAAAALEMVHIFSLVHDDIMDN; this is encoded by the coding sequence GTGGATTCGGTTTTGCATGAATTTTCTTCTGCCTTTCGCAAAAAGGTTGCCGATCGGATAGCCGTGTTGAGCGGCGAAGTGCAGCCGGTCGGGCTTTATGAACCGGTTCGTTGGGCGCTTTCCGCACACGGCAAGATGCTGCGGCCGGTGCTCCTGCTTACCGTCTGCGAGGCGGTCGGCGGCCGTGCCGATGACGCCCTTGACGCGGCAGCGGCGCTGGAAATGGTGCACATTTTCAGCCTCGTCCATGACGACATTATGGACAACGA
- a CDS encoding polyprenyl synthetase family protein has product RRGRATVHKKWDVNTAILAGDAILVKAYQALGGVSAVLLPQVLQMFSQAILEVCEGQALDMEFEHRSDVTVQDYFSMIERKTGRLFSAACALGALLGGGSREQVRSMSEFGAAVGRAFQIQDDMLDFTADQSVLGKDIGSDLRRDKNSFLLLYARENGNEAQIARLRALQNKPHLTAADIQEAVCVLRETGAVDAALREVNSALDHARISLQCLNEEKPKLALEQLVEFIRMRES; this is encoded by the coding sequence TGCGGCGCGGCCGCGCCACCGTGCACAAAAAATGGGACGTCAACACCGCCATCCTTGCGGGCGATGCGATTCTCGTCAAAGCCTACCAAGCGTTGGGCGGTGTCTCTGCAGTGCTCTTGCCCCAAGTGCTGCAGATGTTTTCGCAGGCGATTCTGGAAGTGTGCGAGGGTCAGGCATTGGACATGGAGTTCGAGCATCGCAGCGACGTGACGGTGCAGGACTATTTTTCCATGATCGAACGCAAAACCGGCCGGCTTTTCTCGGCGGCCTGTGCACTCGGCGCCTTGCTGGGCGGCGGGTCTAGGGAGCAAGTTCGCTCTATGTCCGAGTTCGGCGCTGCGGTGGGCCGAGCTTTTCAAATTCAAGACGATATGCTCGATTTTACGGCTGACCAATCGGTTCTCGGTAAGGATATAGGCAGCGATCTGCGCCGCGACAAGAATTCCTTTTTGCTTTTATATGCACGAGAAAACGGCAACGAAGCCCAAATCGCACGTCTGCGTGCGCTGCAAAATAAACCGCATCTCACTGCTGCAGACATTCAGGAAGCGGTTTGCGTATTGCGGGAAACGGGAGCCGTCGATGCCGCACTGCGCGAGGTAAATTCCGCCCTCGATCACGCCCGAATCTCGCTGCAATGTCTGAACGAAGAAAAGCCAAAGCTTGCCCTGGAGCAACTGGTGGAGTTTATCCGCATGCGGGAGAGCTGA
- a CDS encoding ABC transporter permease encodes MQIGESFNMAVRAILTNKLRSALTLLGIIIGVMTIIAMQSLITGLRNSVREQVNVLGADTFQVQKFPTIMQHGDWEKYRNRKNLTVEEAEAVRRLVTAAENVGVEVWEMGLEIRRGDEKTSPTIMVAGATPEFAVNNGYNIAEGRFLTDQDVDFSARCAVIGVEVADALFPYSDPLGQEIKIQGERFQVIGVFDKMGSILGQSRDNHVVIPITRFEKIFGKERSVNITVKAKSSALYEECLDQTIGVLRAVRKVPPGKPNDFEIRTNQQMMDFFDNLTKYVKIVAIAIAAISLVVAGVGIMNIMLVSVTERTREIGIRKAVGARSRDILLQFLIEAVVLSEIGGVIGIGLGLGLAKLVEALAPVPAAVPVWTVIVGLVFCSFVGLIFGVYPAAKAARMNPIAALRFE; translated from the coding sequence GTGCAAATCGGTGAAAGTTTCAATATGGCCGTCAGGGCCATCCTGACCAACAAGCTTCGTTCGGCGCTGACTCTTTTGGGCATTATTATCGGCGTCATGACCATCATTGCTATGCAGTCTTTGATCACCGGCCTGCGAAACAGCGTGCGCGAGCAGGTTAACGTGCTGGGCGCCGACACTTTTCAGGTGCAAAAGTTCCCCACCATCATGCAGCACGGCGACTGGGAAAAGTACCGAAACCGTAAGAACCTGACCGTCGAAGAGGCGGAAGCGGTGCGGCGTTTGGTTACCGCCGCCGAAAACGTGGGTGTCGAGGTGTGGGAAATGGGTTTGGAGATCCGTAGGGGAGACGAAAAGACGTCGCCGACGATCATGGTGGCGGGCGCTACGCCCGAGTTTGCCGTCAACAACGGCTATAACATTGCGGAGGGTCGCTTTCTTACTGACCAGGACGTCGATTTCAGTGCCCGCTGCGCCGTCATCGGCGTCGAAGTGGCCGACGCGCTGTTTCCCTATAGTGATCCGCTTGGCCAGGAGATCAAAATTCAGGGCGAACGCTTTCAGGTCATCGGTGTGTTCGATAAAATGGGGAGCATCCTCGGCCAATCGCGCGACAATCATGTCGTCATCCCTATCACCCGCTTTGAAAAAATTTTCGGCAAAGAGCGCTCGGTAAACATCACTGTAAAAGCCAAAAGCAGTGCGTTGTATGAAGAGTGCCTTGATCAAACCATCGGCGTGCTGCGGGCTGTTCGCAAAGTGCCGCCGGGCAAGCCGAACGATTTCGAAATCCGCACCAATCAACAGATGATGGACTTTTTCGACAATTTGACCAAGTATGTAAAAATCGTCGCTATTGCCATAGCCGCCATTTCGCTCGTAGTAGCCGGTGTGGGCATCATGAATATTATGCTCGTTTCGGTGACCGAGAGAACCCGCGAAATCGGCATCCGCAAGGCGGTGGGTGCCCGCAGCCGCGACATTCTCTTGCAGTTTCTCATCGAGGCGGTGGTGCTCAGCGAGATCGGCGGCGTCATCGGCATCGGCCTGGGGCTCGGCCTGGCGAAACTGGTTGAAGCACTGGCGCCGGTTCCGGCTGCGGTGCCGGTATGGACCGTCATCGTCGGTCTAGTGTTTTGTTCTTTCGTGGGTTTGATTTTCGGCGTCTATCCGGCGGCCAAGGCGGCGCGTATGAATCCCATTGCCGCGCTTCGCTTTGAGTAA
- a CDS encoding L-lactate dehydrogenase has product MARWKARKVVIIGAGAVGSTFAYALAQNGAADEIVLTDKDERLAEGQTLDLAHGLPFYPNVQIRTGNKHDYRDAHVIVITAGAKQQSGETRLQLLQRNVRIIQGIMDEIREDSDAVVVMVTNPVDVLTFAAQRYAQWPRGRIIGSGTVLDSARFRYLLSRHCEIDVHNIHAYILGEHGDSQFAAWSISHIAGMPFNDYCCICGKCQDWREERRKIEERVRRSAYHIIDYKGATYFGVGQALVRIVSAIIRNEKSVLPISVVLEGEYGLRDVCLSVPAVVGEAGAERILEWKLSTEENAYLHRSAAILREAIRQALE; this is encoded by the coding sequence ATGGCGAGATGGAAAGCGCGCAAAGTCGTCATTATCGGCGCAGGGGCGGTAGGCTCTACCTTTGCTTATGCGCTGGCGCAAAACGGTGCTGCAGATGAGATCGTCTTGACGGATAAGGACGAGCGATTGGCGGAAGGGCAGACGTTAGACCTTGCCCATGGTCTCCCGTTTTATCCAAACGTGCAAATCCGCACCGGTAACAAGCATGACTATCGCGACGCGCACGTGATCGTCATAACGGCGGGAGCCAAGCAGCAGAGCGGAGAGACGCGTCTGCAGCTGCTGCAGCGCAACGTCCGGATTATACAGGGGATTATGGATGAAATTCGCGAGGATTCGGATGCCGTCGTCGTGATGGTCACCAATCCGGTCGATGTGCTGACATTTGCAGCACAACGCTATGCTCAATGGCCGCGAGGCAGAATCATCGGCTCTGGGACCGTCCTTGACAGCGCCCGCTTTCGCTATTTGCTCAGCCGTCACTGCGAAATCGACGTCCACAATATCCACGCGTATATCCTCGGCGAGCACGGCGACAGCCAGTTTGCCGCCTGGTCGATTTCTCACATAGCCGGCATGCCTTTTAACGATTATTGCTGCATCTGCGGCAAGTGTCAAGATTGGCGGGAAGAGAGGCGCAAAATCGAGGAAAGGGTTCGGCGGTCGGCTTACCATATCATCGATTACAAAGGCGCCACCTATTTCGGCGTGGGACAAGCGTTGGTGCGTATTGTCAGCGCAATTATTCGGAATGAAAAGAGCGTATTACCTATTTCAGTCGTTCTTGAAGGTGAATACGGCCTGCGGGATGTTTGTTTGAGTGTTCCGGCCGTTGTCGGCGAGGCGGGTGCCGAACGAATATTGGAATGGAAGCTCTCAACCGAAGAAAATGCGTATCTGCACCGCTCGGCCGCCATCCTGCGGGAAGCCATCCGCCAAGCTTTGGAATAA